One stretch of Thermococcus sp. M36 DNA includes these proteins:
- the sppA gene encoding signal peptide peptidase SppA, which produces MKEENLWKYIAVILTLLLAASTVSIVLLYKQNSELASYVPPNATTTVIVQGSNTTCNTTAYQLQLDELQRQIDFLKAQLRGQNLPEDNATIAIVPIFGLIDDYTALSVIPTLREIAKNDSIAGVVLWIESPGGYVGPVREIYSTVRKLNLVKPVVAYTGGIAASGGYYIAVGAEEIVADPLAEVGSIGVIYVHYNLQQNYESNGIKVEVFKTGPYKDMGAEWRGLTDEEKTMITEMVDTYFQGFLQAVSNGRSMSINETKKYATGRTWFAMNVTGSLVDETGDLDYAVSVLEEMLNVTNPRIVIYKGSTSSNFGIFGSTALLLDPRYVNAYIKTG; this is translated from the coding sequence ATGAAGGAAGAAAACCTGTGGAAGTACATAGCCGTTATTCTCACCCTCCTCCTTGCCGCCTCGACGGTGTCCATAGTGCTCCTCTACAAGCAGAACTCAGAGCTTGCCAGCTACGTACCCCCCAATGCAACCACCACCGTTATAGTGCAGGGATCAAACACCACGTGCAATACCACCGCATATCAACTCCAGCTGGACGAACTTCAGAGGCAGATTGATTTTCTGAAGGCCCAGCTCAGAGGGCAGAACCTGCCTGAGGACAACGCCACGATAGCCATAGTCCCCATCTTCGGCCTCATAGACGACTACACGGCCCTTAGCGTCATTCCCACTCTGAGGGAGATAGCCAAAAACGATTCCATCGCAGGCGTTGTTCTGTGGATAGAGAGCCCCGGTGGCTACGTTGGGCCCGTGAGAGAGATATATTCCACCGTCCGGAAGCTTAACCTTGTGAAGCCTGTTGTTGCCTACACCGGAGGTATAGCAGCTTCCGGCGGTTACTACATAGCCGTCGGTGCAGAGGAGATAGTCGCCGACCCCCTCGCCGAAGTCGGGAGCATCGGCGTTATCTACGTTCACTACAACCTCCAGCAGAACTATGAGTCAAACGGAATAAAGGTCGAAGTCTTCAAGACCGGCCCCTATAAGGACATGGGTGCCGAATGGCGTGGCCTCACCGACGAGGAGAAGACCATGATAACCGAGATGGTTGATACCTACTTCCAGGGCTTCCTCCAGGCCGTGAGCAACGGCAGGAGTATGAGCATTAACGAGACGAAGAAATACGCAACCGGAAGAACCTGGTTCGCCATGAACGTCACGGGGAGCCTCGTTGACGAGACCGGTGATCTAGACTATGCCGTCAGCGTACTTGAAGAGATGCTCAACGTCACTAACCCGAGGATAGTCATCTACAAAGGCTCAACCTCCTCGAACTTCGGCATATTCGGGAGCACCGCCCTTCTCCTCGATCCTAGATACGTTAACGCGTACATAAAAACGGGGTGA
- the folP gene encoding dihydropteroate synthase, whose protein sequence is MKFAGVDLSEPKIMGVINVSPESFYKGSVRNDGERLIETAVRMVEEGAAFIDIGAKSTAPYLETQIPLEEEIKRAVWAVKTIRDHVDVPISIDTTSARVAEEALKAGADVINDVTGLKGDPKMAEVAAEYSVPVIVCAHGQVKDFSDPVHTVIDFLQESLVIAGKHGIEEVAVDPAVGFLRPEWPPWYEWDSKVLANLNMLKILGRPILIGVSRKSFIGAITGRKDPAERLPGSLAATAIAVFNGANIIRTHDVKETLDAVRVASFMGRFSP, encoded by the coding sequence ATGAAGTTCGCTGGAGTAGACCTGAGCGAGCCAAAGATAATGGGTGTCATCAACGTCTCGCCGGAGAGCTTCTACAAGGGGAGCGTCCGGAACGATGGGGAGAGGCTCATAGAAACCGCGGTGAGGATGGTCGAAGAGGGAGCCGCTTTCATAGACATCGGCGCCAAGTCGACGGCACCCTACCTCGAGACCCAGATTCCCCTGGAGGAGGAAATCAAGAGGGCGGTCTGGGCGGTGAAGACGATACGCGACCACGTTGATGTTCCGATAAGCATAGACACAACCAGCGCGAGGGTCGCAGAGGAGGCCCTCAAAGCCGGAGCGGACGTCATAAACGACGTCACCGGGCTGAAGGGAGACCCGAAGATGGCAGAGGTCGCGGCTGAATACAGCGTCCCCGTGATAGTCTGTGCCCACGGGCAGGTAAAGGACTTCAGCGACCCCGTTCACACCGTCATCGACTTCCTTCAGGAGAGCCTCGTCATCGCAGGGAAGCACGGCATCGAAGAGGTCGCGGTCGATCCGGCCGTAGGCTTCCTCCGCCCAGAGTGGCCGCCCTGGTACGAGTGGGATTCAAAGGTTCTGGCGAACCTGAACATGCTGAAGATCCTCGGGAGGCCTATACTCATCGGCGTCTCGCGGAAGTCGTTCATAGGGGCCATAACTGGCAGAAAAGACCCTGCGGAGAGACTTCCTGGAAGCTTGGCAGCGACAGCAATAGCGGTCTTCAACGGGGCGAACATAATCAGGACTCACGACGTTAAGGAGACCCTAGACGCGGTGAGGGTGGCTTCTTTTATGGGACGTTTCTCTCCTTGA
- a CDS encoding sugar phosphate isomerase/epimerase — MEIGVTIYPHFVTKDKTLASILADVKIKNYDFVSIFPHTLGLIMNGVVMEKRLRNIETTLRGVGINYIIRMPTSVNLRDHIYYTRHFRVARAVADVAIKLGAKVIVMQSGRTGRLDLEIEAIQQLADMVAPFNIKIALENTFSVKDTLYVVDNVDRENVGFALDVAHAFLSAQGDGDKLLEDVKLGTDKTVILMIHDNFGKLFPQVEPEDALAYGVGDLHLLPGEGNIPFGKVLKLFGEVPLLLKVKDPEKFAKVPTKMGLIELLTSL, encoded by the coding sequence ATGGAGATAGGAGTGACAATCTACCCGCACTTTGTCACCAAAGACAAGACGCTAGCGTCAATCCTTGCAGACGTGAAAATAAAGAACTACGATTTTGTGTCAATATTCCCCCACACCCTCGGCCTCATCATGAACGGGGTAGTGATGGAGAAGAGGCTCAGGAACATTGAAACGACTCTGAGGGGTGTCGGTATAAACTACATAATCCGCATGCCTACCTCTGTAAACCTGCGCGACCACATCTACTACACGCGCCACTTCAGGGTTGCAAGGGCCGTCGCGGATGTTGCCATAAAGCTCGGAGCGAAGGTCATTGTAATGCAGAGCGGCAGGACAGGGAGGCTTGACCTGGAGATAGAGGCGATTCAACAGCTCGCCGACATGGTGGCACCGTTCAACATAAAGATAGCCCTCGAAAACACCTTCAGCGTCAAGGACACGCTCTACGTGGTCGATAACGTTGACAGGGAGAACGTAGGCTTCGCCCTCGACGTGGCTCATGCGTTCCTGAGTGCCCAGGGCGATGGGGACAAGCTTCTCGAAGATGTGAAGCTTGGAACGGACAAAACTGTAATCCTGATGATACACGACAACTTCGGGAAGCTCTTCCCACAGGTCGAGCCAGAGGATGCCTTAGCTTACGGCGTAGGAGACCTGCATCTCCTGCCCGGGGAAGGTAACATACCCTTCGGCAAGGTTCTGAAGCTTTTCGGAGAGGTTCCGCTCCTCCTCAAGGTCAAGGATCCAGAAAAGTTCGCGAAGGTTCCGACGAAGATGGGGCTCATAGAGCTGCTGACGAGTCTGTGA
- a CDS encoding N-glycosylase/DNA lyase: protein MTLDRFIKVKYKSNDEKIRELVDILSDLGLDCAKTIEEKVDLQFDALRNLHNSLGDDELFIKLVIANSIVSYQLSAKGEQWWWEFSRYFSENPPKGSIADAYAEFLPGSRTNRRLVEGKVRRLEKLEPFLESLDLSALKGYYFWRMAGLRDDLARALNSKRSAKTVVFAVKMFGYAGRIVFGEFVPYPMAIEIPDDVRINAYTKRFTNEPPVSFWGRIAEQTGIPPLHIDSILWPVLGGSEKVIKRLKEHCEKSSAVLRLAAL from the coding sequence GTGACCCTTGACCGCTTCATCAAGGTGAAGTATAAATCCAACGATGAGAAAATCCGGGAGCTTGTGGATATCCTCAGCGACCTTGGGCTCGACTGCGCAAAGACCATTGAGGAAAAGGTTGACCTCCAGTTCGACGCCCTCAGGAACCTCCACAACAGCCTCGGGGACGACGAGCTCTTCATCAAGCTCGTCATTGCGAACTCCATAGTGAGCTACCAACTCTCCGCCAAGGGAGAGCAGTGGTGGTGGGAGTTCTCACGTTATTTCTCGGAGAATCCCCCGAAAGGGAGCATCGCCGATGCCTACGCCGAGTTCCTCCCCGGTTCGAGAACCAACAGGCGTCTCGTTGAAGGAAAGGTGAGGAGGCTGGAGAAGCTGGAGCCATTCCTCGAATCCCTCGACCTCTCTGCCCTCAAAGGGTATTACTTTTGGAGAATGGCCGGGCTCAGGGACGACCTGGCCAGGGCCCTGAACTCGAAGAGGAGCGCCAAGACGGTGGTTTTTGCAGTCAAGATGTTCGGCTACGCGGGGAGAATTGTCTTCGGTGAGTTTGTCCCCTACCCGATGGCCATTGAGATACCCGACGACGTCAGAATAAACGCCTACACTAAACGCTTTACGAACGAACCCCCCGTGAGCTTCTGGGGCAGAATTGCAGAGCAAACAGGAATCCCGCCGCTCCACATAGACTCAATACTCTGGCCGGTTCTGGGAGGGAGTGAGAAGGTCATCAAACGGCTAAAAGAGCA
- a CDS encoding beta-ribofuranosylaminobenzene 5'-phosphate synthase family protein: MIIRTPRRLHLGLIDPSATFGRRFGSLGVALEGGYEIKIVEGEAMEIAAEGEDRETIEFAIKRMNSAYETGVNYVVEVRKAMPRHVGLGSTTQLSLAVATGIARLRNLNVSVRELARVLGRGRNGGAGIYSFAYGGFVIDGGVKNGIPPLIFREDFPPEWGFLLVIPELKPGLDEEEEKPVMAGVVGRVDVAMEISHRILLGLLPALKERDIRTFGEHLSAVQRLVGKHFEAYQGGEFREDVRLILDFLAEKTYGCGQSSWGPTVYGLIRMGEFEWLRAEAHDFLREHGLRAKVELGIPRNRGTEIIEESAFIERLIRNVAGE, from the coding sequence ATGATAATCCGCACTCCGAGGAGGCTTCATCTCGGTCTCATCGATCCATCGGCCACATTTGGAAGGCGCTTTGGAAGCCTCGGCGTTGCCCTCGAAGGCGGCTATGAGATCAAAATCGTCGAGGGCGAGGCCATGGAGATAGCCGCCGAGGGGGAGGACAGGGAAACCATCGAATTCGCCATAAAGAGGATGAACTCCGCCTACGAAACAGGGGTTAACTACGTCGTCGAGGTCAGAAAGGCCATGCCTCGGCACGTAGGTCTCGGCTCCACCACCCAGCTCAGCCTGGCAGTTGCGACCGGGATAGCCCGGCTCAGGAACCTTAACGTTTCGGTTAGGGAGCTGGCGAGGGTTCTCGGAAGGGGAAGGAACGGCGGCGCCGGAATCTATTCCTTCGCTTACGGCGGGTTCGTCATAGACGGCGGCGTTAAAAACGGCATCCCCCCGCTGATATTCCGCGAGGACTTTCCACCCGAATGGGGGTTCCTTCTCGTAATTCCAGAACTTAAACCTGGCCTCGACGAGGAGGAAGAAAAGCCAGTGATGGCGGGAGTCGTTGGCAGGGTGGACGTGGCGATGGAGATAAGCCACAGGATTCTCCTCGGCCTCCTCCCGGCTTTGAAGGAGCGCGACATAAGAACCTTTGGCGAGCATCTCTCAGCCGTTCAGCGGCTGGTTGGAAAGCACTTCGAGGCCTACCAGGGCGGAGAGTTCAGGGAGGACGTGAGGTTGATACTAGACTTTCTGGCGGAGAAAACCTACGGCTGCGGCCAGAGCAGCTGGGGGCCAACGGTTTACGGCCTGATCAGAATGGGGGAGTTTGAATGGCTCAGGGCCGAAGCACATGACTTCCTGCGTGAACACGGACTTAGGGCTAAAGTCGAACTCGGAATCCCGAGAAACCGGGGGACGGAGATAATAGAAGAGAGCGCCTTTATCGAAAGGCTGATACGAAACGTGGCGGGTGAGTGA
- a CDS encoding PH1570 family protein: MLCEEKLEVFENGFADGKFHLEVEFYGGDARRLLLAVIRELYLPDYGEDYVYPFECAKEFWGIYMDGSEAVAEEFRPNPIKFLNQSVLNRLEKALEETGAPEEVRESIDFEKAEIHKLKKGLLALGKNFILDEGTKTLIVFNKPSARELILKYMGMLDGA; encoded by the coding sequence ATGCTCTGCGAGGAGAAGCTTGAGGTGTTTGAGAACGGCTTCGCCGATGGGAAGTTTCACTTGGAGGTGGAGTTCTACGGCGGCGACGCCAGAAGGCTTCTCCTTGCAGTGATTAGGGAGCTGTACCTCCCCGACTACGGGGAGGACTACGTCTACCCCTTCGAGTGCGCCAAGGAGTTCTGGGGAATCTACATGGACGGGAGTGAGGCGGTTGCCGAAGAGTTCAGGCCGAATCCCATAAAGTTCCTCAACCAGAGCGTCCTCAACAGGCTGGAGAAAGCCTTAGAGGAGACGGGTGCGCCCGAGGAAGTCAGGGAGAGCATAGACTTCGAGAAGGCGGAGATTCACAAGCTCAAGAAAGGTTTATTAGCACTAGGAAAGAACTTCATCCTTGACGAGGGCACCAAGACCCTCATAGTCTTCAACAAGCCGAGCGCGCGAGAGCTGATACTGAAGTACATGGGGATGCTCGATGGAGCTTGA
- a CDS encoding AI-2E family transporter, which translates to MELETAVWIAISLVVLYLVWETISPIISPIIIAVTLAYILYPLHERLAERMGNRASAFVMTAVLTVVTFLFIIGFALWINDVKSSLAGYINSFFTWLLTLNLPPTVYELLQRLAQDIPRRFEEYVLGYTYSLPKLSLQAIVMVFSFYGMLVNTRVIRSEVYSILPPENRELAIKLIEKAGETLHTLLRGWLSVSVVKGIMTAAGFMLFGLANAGGSIAAGIFTVIFELLPVFGGWVVWLAGAVYLMNTGNHTAALLFALYGIAFISPLPDIILRPKLGTRERGVNSLISLVGIFGGYIAFGFVGIIIGPVALSLLTTLVEEWKEIKERNVP; encoded by the coding sequence ATGGAGCTTGAGACCGCGGTATGGATAGCGATCTCACTCGTTGTCCTCTACCTTGTATGGGAAACGATTAGCCCCATTATTTCCCCAATAATTATTGCCGTTACACTCGCGTACATTCTGTATCCACTGCATGAGAGGCTCGCGGAGAGGATGGGCAACCGCGCCTCAGCGTTCGTGATGACCGCCGTGCTCACCGTCGTGACTTTTCTCTTCATAATCGGCTTTGCCCTGTGGATAAACGACGTTAAAAGCTCCCTCGCGGGCTACATAAACTCATTCTTCACGTGGCTCCTCACGCTGAACCTCCCACCCACGGTCTACGAGCTTCTCCAGCGCCTGGCCCAGGACATACCAAGGCGCTTTGAGGAGTACGTACTCGGGTACACGTACTCACTCCCCAAACTTTCCCTCCAGGCAATAGTGATGGTGTTCTCCTTCTACGGCATGCTCGTCAACACCAGAGTCATCAGAAGCGAGGTCTACTCCATTCTGCCCCCTGAAAATCGGGAACTGGCGATAAAGCTGATTGAAAAAGCCGGGGAGACACTCCACACCCTGCTACGTGGATGGCTATCCGTGAGCGTTGTGAAGGGCATCATGACGGCCGCAGGCTTCATGCTATTCGGCCTGGCCAACGCGGGAGGATCAATAGCCGCAGGGATATTCACCGTAATCTTTGAGCTCCTCCCAGTTTTCGGTGGGTGGGTCGTCTGGCTCGCAGGTGCCGTCTACCTGATGAATACCGGGAACCATACCGCTGCGTTGCTCTTTGCCCTGTACGGTATTGCCTTTATCTCGCCCCTTCCCGACATTATCCTGAGGCCAAAACTTGGAACTAGGGAGAGGGGGGTCAACTCGCTCATAAGCCTCGTCGGAATATTTGGGGGGTACATTGCCTTTGGCTTTGTGGGCATAATAATAGGCCCCGTCGCCCTTTCCCTGCTGACCACCCTCGTCGAAGAATGGAAAGAGATCAAGGAGAGAAACGTCCCATAA